A genome region from Chlorogloeopsis sp. ULAP01 includes the following:
- a CDS encoding DUF2382 domain-containing protein yields the protein MFSNSTTPNKEHINTLLNNLIRRIRNFAVLDKQGKLIGRVKDLILDFHHQLNLMVSQIYEHQEGDTKPIQENHHYFLLSSKLIKRIDVATKSVFLDIEQSQLEHMPEYYQSEIADGTQKLEQANTTEIIHSQVQNPTLDSGVSENITEEEIIRLLGERIIVDRNKRKVGDVIVRKEIETRIVQIPVRYEKLIVEQVSPEHKQLAEINLSQEELSSVELTELEQATVSILDGNLTVSGDFNSPKIASLLLNAIALEKNHGCKKVRVTISVEDEENRQKYQEWFERTSIR from the coding sequence ATGTTTTCTAACTCTACTACTCCCAATAAAGAACATATTAATACCTTGCTTAATAACTTAATTAGAAGAATCCGAAATTTTGCAGTATTAGATAAGCAAGGTAAACTTATAGGGAGGGTAAAAGATTTAATTCTTGATTTTCATCATCAACTGAATTTGATGGTTTCTCAAATTTATGAGCATCAAGAAGGAGATACAAAGCCTATACAAGAAAATCACCACTACTTTTTATTATCTAGTAAGCTAATTAAAAGAATCGACGTAGCTACAAAATCGGTGTTTCTAGACATAGAACAATCACAGTTAGAGCATATGCCAGAATATTACCAATCCGAAATAGCCGACGGTACTCAAAAGTTAGAGCAAGCTAATACTACTGAAATTATTCATTCACAGGTTCAAAACCCGACTTTAGATTCTGGAGTTTCAGAAAATATTACTGAAGAAGAGATTATTCGTTTGCTAGGTGAAAGAATAATTGTTGACCGAAACAAACGGAAAGTTGGTGATGTAATTGTTCGCAAAGAAATTGAAACTCGCATAGTACAAATTCCAGTTAGATACGAAAAGCTTATTGTTGAACAAGTAAGCCCCGAACATAAACAACTCGCTGAGATTAATTTAAGTCAAGAGGAACTTTCAAGTGTTGAATTAACAGAGTTAGAGCAAGCAACTGTTAGCATTCTTGATGGTAATTTGACTGTGAGTGGTGATTTTAATTCGCCCAAAATTGCTAGTTTACTTTTAAATGCGATCGCCTTGGAAAAAAATCATGGTTGCAAGAAAGTAAGAGTAACTATTTCTGTTGAAGATGAGGAAAACAGACAAAAATATCAGGAATGGTTTGAACGTACATCAATTAGGTAA
- a CDS encoding Hsp70 family protein: MAIAIDFGTSNTVIARWNPVTQEPETLNLAGLSVQQSLNPPLIPSLVYVEDAAKAKVLVGQQVRDRGLDLKNDPRFFRTFKRGIGTDIQGFLPELDGQIVTFEQVGQWFLNRVIEELAPMQGGVESLILTVPVDSFEAYRYWLGKVCQALPVEQVRILDEPTAAALGYGMADKEVLLVVDFGGGTLDLSLVRLDRSVQVASKPVGFLLKWGNKSLAQTSKQKVKTARVLAKAGQNLGGSDIDNWIVDYFAQTQGLTVSPLTMRLAEKVKIQLSNQTQASEVYFNDETFESYELELNRDTLESILKEHAFFERLDDSMTQLLQQARRQGIEVADINAVLLVGGTVQIPAVQTWIKQYFKPDKIRCERPFEAIAQGALQIVQGVEIKDFLYHSYGIRYWDKRNYRHGWHPIIKEGQPYPMTQPVELVLGASLENQPSIELIMGELGADTGSTEVYFDGDRLITRRLDSGVTTVKPLNDKDGARTIANLTPPGFPGSDRIKIRFLVDDQRFLRITVEDLLTNETLLENQLVAQLS; encoded by the coding sequence ATGGCGATCGCAATCGATTTTGGTACAAGCAATACAGTTATTGCTCGTTGGAATCCTGTTACCCAAGAACCAGAAACTCTCAATTTAGCTGGTTTATCAGTTCAACAAAGTCTCAATCCGCCCCTAATTCCCAGCTTGGTGTATGTAGAAGATGCCGCCAAAGCAAAAGTTTTGGTAGGGCAACAAGTACGCGATCGCGGTTTGGATTTAAAAAACGATCCGCGATTTTTCCGTACTTTCAAACGTGGTATTGGCACAGATATCCAAGGTTTTTTACCCGAATTAGATGGGCAAATAGTTACTTTTGAACAAGTCGGGCAATGGTTTCTCAACCGAGTGATTGAAGAATTAGCACCGATGCAAGGTGGTGTAGAATCTCTGATATTAACTGTACCCGTAGATAGTTTTGAAGCTTATCGTTACTGGTTGGGCAAAGTTTGTCAAGCACTACCTGTAGAGCAGGTGCGAATCCTGGATGAACCCACAGCCGCAGCTTTGGGTTACGGCATGGCAGACAAAGAAGTTTTGTTGGTGGTTGACTTTGGTGGTGGAACACTCGATTTATCCCTAGTCAGGTTGGATCGCAGCGTGCAAGTAGCTAGTAAACCCGTCGGATTTTTACTGAAATGGGGAAATAAATCTCTAGCTCAAACCTCTAAGCAAAAGGTAAAAACTGCCCGTGTGTTAGCAAAAGCCGGACAAAATTTGGGTGGTTCTGATATCGACAATTGGATAGTTGATTACTTTGCCCAAACTCAAGGTTTGACAGTCAGCCCCTTGACAATGCGGCTAGCAGAAAAAGTCAAAATTCAATTATCAAACCAAACCCAAGCCAGTGAAGTTTATTTCAATGATGAAACTTTTGAAAGTTATGAACTAGAATTAAATCGCGATACTTTGGAGAGTATCCTCAAAGAACACGCGTTTTTTGAGCGACTTGATGACTCAATGACTCAGCTGTTGCAGCAAGCACGACGTCAAGGCATCGAAGTAGCAGATATTAATGCTGTGCTTTTAGTTGGTGGTACCGTACAAATACCAGCAGTGCAGACATGGATCAAGCAATATTTTAAACCAGATAAAATTCGCTGTGAACGACCGTTTGAAGCGATCGCCCAAGGTGCCTTACAGATAGTTCAAGGTGTAGAAATCAAAGATTTTCTCTACCACAGCTACGGCATCCGCTATTGGGATAAGCGCAATTATCGTCACGGTTGGCATCCGATTATTAAAGAGGGGCAGCCTTACCCGATGACTCAGCCAGTAGAGTTAGTCTTGGGTGCTTCTTTAGAAAATCAGCCTAGCATTGAATTAATTATGGGCGAATTGGGAGCAGATACAGGCAGTACGGAAGTTTATTTTGATGGCGATCGCCTAATTACTCGCCGTCTTGATAGTGGTGTTACCACCGTTAAACCCCTAAATGATAAAGATGGAGCAAGAACAATTGCAAACCTTACACCACCAGGATTTCCGGGAAGCGATCGGATTAAAATTCGGTTTTTGGTTGACGATCAGCGCTTTTTGCGAATTACAGTCGAGGATTTATTGACGAATGAAACTCTACTGGAGAATCAACTGGTAGCGCAATTAAGTTAA
- the uvsE gene encoding UV DNA damage repair endonuclease UvsE, protein MTLSTQLDNLPFLEHKSHSTSPYLGLVCITFSKEVRYRTITRTRYLQLGEEQRANTLKELYRDNLQRLDGALTFCQQHKIQLYRMPSGLFPMSDMEDEIGANILEEMSADLAKIGQQAEKLGIRMVLHPDQYVVLSSDSPAIVATSIKILERHARTMDLMSLPRSVWSLMNIHGGKSQRPEQLVRVISELPENVKSRLTLENDEYAYSASEILAVCKSAGVPMAFDAHHHICHENLDSYDHPSVAEMLAAARETWANPQWQMVHISNGEQAFNDRKHSNLITAMPSVYHQAPWIEVEAKQKEEAVNHLRSWWLMQNNLS, encoded by the coding sequence ATGACTTTAAGTACTCAGTTAGATAATCTTCCATTCTTAGAGCACAAATCTCACAGCACATCGCCATACTTGGGGCTAGTCTGCATAACCTTCTCTAAAGAGGTGCGCTATCGGACAATAACACGCACGCGTTACTTACAACTTGGTGAAGAACAACGCGCCAACACCCTCAAAGAACTTTATCGGGATAATTTGCAGCGTTTGGATGGGGCATTAACTTTTTGTCAACAGCACAAAATTCAACTTTATCGGATGCCTTCAGGTTTATTTCCGATGAGCGACATGGAAGACGAAATCGGTGCAAATATATTAGAGGAAATGAGTGCCGATTTAGCTAAGATTGGACAACAAGCAGAAAAATTGGGAATCAGAATGGTGCTGCACCCAGATCAATATGTAGTGTTGAGTTCTGATTCTCCAGCAATAGTAGCAACAAGCATCAAGATTCTAGAGCGTCACGCTCGCACGATGGATTTAATGAGTTTACCTCGTTCTGTTTGGTCTTTGATGAATATTCATGGCGGCAAATCTCAACGCCCCGAACAATTAGTGCGGGTAATTTCGGAATTACCAGAAAACGTCAAAAGTCGCTTGACTCTGGAGAATGATGAATATGCCTACAGTGCCAGTGAAATTTTAGCAGTCTGTAAAAGTGCTGGTGTGCCAATGGCATTTGATGCCCATCACCACATTTGCCACGAAAATTTGGATAGTTACGATCATCCGAGTGTGGCAGAAATGCTTGCTGCGGCGCGAGAAACTTGGGCTAATCCACAGTGGCAGATGGTTCATATTTCTAATGGCGAGCAGGCTTTTAATGACAGAAAGCACAGTAACTTAATTACTGCCATGCCCAGTGTCTATCACCAAGCACCTTGGATCGAAGTGGAAGCCAAGCAGAAAGAAGAAGCTGTTAACCATTTGCGATCGTGGTGGCTAATGCAGAATAATCTTTCATAG
- a CDS encoding L,D-transpeptidase, translating into MKNLLSLNWVRCSKTLLASVALSISLFGTSSQEIWAQSKPQVIRQAIANLQETEKRWIQINLSQQKLIAWEGKKPVFAVIVSTGKKSTPTRTGVFQIQTKLRKTRMRGRDYDVPNVPYTMFYQGNYAIHGAYWHRRFGTPVSHGCVNVAPNHAKWLFDWASIGTPVVVHR; encoded by the coding sequence ATGAAAAATCTACTTTCCCTGAATTGGGTGCGTTGCTCAAAAACACTCCTCGCTAGTGTGGCATTATCTATAAGTCTTTTTGGCACCAGTTCACAGGAGATATGGGCGCAATCTAAACCTCAGGTGATTAGACAAGCGATCGCCAATCTCCAAGAAACTGAAAAACGCTGGATCCAAATCAACCTGTCACAACAAAAATTAATTGCTTGGGAAGGGAAAAAACCTGTTTTTGCAGTCATTGTCTCCACAGGTAAAAAATCTACTCCCACTCGTACTGGTGTTTTTCAAATCCAAACTAAACTCAGGAAAACTCGGATGCGCGGTAGAGATTATGACGTTCCTAACGTTCCATATACGATGTTTTATCAAGGAAACTATGCTATTCACGGAGCATACTGGCATCGAAGATTTGGCACACCTGTTAGTCACGGCTGTGTGAATGTTGCACCCAATCACGCTAAATGGCTATTTGATTGGGCATCGATAGGTACACCAGTGGTTGTTCATCGATAG
- a CDS encoding bifunctional 4-hydroxy-2-oxoglutarate aldolase/2-dehydro-3-deoxy-phosphogluconate aldolase, producing the protein MSNHPWLTLAQKYRVIAVIRASNLELGHQMALAVASGGMHLIEITWNSANAGELICKLRLELPDCLIGTGTLLNLQHMHQAISAGAQFLFTPHVDRAMIQVALEQNLPMIPGALSPTEIVSAWHYGATCVKVFPVQAVGGAKYIKSLQGPLGHIPLIPTGGVTLANAREFLQAGAIAVGLSGELFPKQFVEVGDWQGISRQAKILMASLGV; encoded by the coding sequence ATGTCAAATCACCCTTGGTTAACCCTGGCGCAAAAATACCGAGTGATCGCTGTGATTCGCGCTTCAAATCTAGAGCTTGGACACCAAATGGCTTTGGCTGTAGCATCTGGGGGAATGCATTTAATCGAAATTACTTGGAATAGTGCCAATGCCGGTGAGTTAATCTGTAAACTCCGCTTAGAATTACCTGATTGTTTGATTGGCACAGGAACACTGTTAAATTTGCAACATATGCATCAAGCAATTTCTGCCGGAGCGCAATTTCTATTCACACCTCACGTTGACAGGGCTATGATTCAAGTTGCGCTTGAGCAAAATCTACCTATGATCCCAGGGGCGCTTTCTCCCACCGAAATTGTGAGCGCGTGGCATTATGGCGCAACCTGTGTCAAAGTATTTCCCGTGCAAGCAGTAGGAGGGGCAAAGTATATAAAAAGTTTACAAGGGCCATTAGGGCATATTCCTTTGATTCCTACTGGTGGCGTCACATTAGCAAATGCAAGAGAATTTTTACAAGCGGGAGCGATCGCTGTGGGTTTAAGTGGTGAGTTGTTTCCCAAACAGTTTGTAGAAGTTGGAGATTGGCAAGGAATCTCTAGGCAGGCGAAAATCTTGATGGCTTCACTGGGGGTGTAG
- a CDS encoding DUF2382 domain-containing protein, protein MALYKLTDFDPDYKDSFEGNDIKGMGVYAQGSDEKIGTVSDVLVDENGRFRYMVVDMGFWIFGKKVLLPVGRSRVDRAADRVYAIGMTREQADNLPEYDELQTVDYDYEERVRGVYRTSPAVDRSAPLEASAPLESPTASTAYTSAATPTYERDSYTYEREPSLFEMNEQNHQTLRLYEERLIANKQRRKVGEVAVGKRVETETARVAVPVEKERVVVERVTPQDAGRAVAPGEANFREGEVARVDIYEETPDIRKEAVVREEVRVRKEVEQDTVEAQETVRREELDINAPNLPIDERDR, encoded by the coding sequence ATGGCTCTTTACAAACTCACAGATTTTGATCCCGATTATAAAGATAGCTTTGAAGGCAATGACATCAAAGGAATGGGTGTCTATGCACAAGGTAGTGATGAGAAGATTGGTACTGTTAGCGACGTCTTAGTAGACGAGAACGGCCGTTTCCGCTATATGGTAGTGGATATGGGCTTTTGGATTTTTGGTAAGAAAGTGTTATTACCAGTTGGACGTTCCCGCGTAGATCGTGCTGCTGATCGCGTATATGCCATTGGTATGACAAGAGAACAAGCAGACAATCTACCTGAATACGACGAGCTACAAACCGTTGATTACGACTACGAAGAACGGGTACGTGGTGTATATCGTACCTCTCCAGCAGTAGATAGATCCGCTCCTCTAGAAGCATCAGCCCCTCTTGAAAGTCCTACTGCATCTACAGCTTATACTTCTGCTGCTACTCCCACTTATGAGCGCGACAGCTACACATACGAGCGGGAACCATCTTTGTTTGAGATGAATGAGCAAAATCACCAAACTCTCAGACTATACGAAGAGCGGTTAATCGCCAACAAACAACGTCGTAAAGTTGGGGAAGTTGCTGTTGGTAAGCGCGTTGAAACTGAAACAGCACGAGTTGCAGTTCCAGTAGAGAAAGAGCGAGTAGTTGTTGAGCGCGTAACACCACAAGATGCAGGTAGAGCAGTTGCTCCCGGTGAAGCTAACTTCCGCGAAGGTGAAGTTGCTCGTGTGGATATCTACGAAGAAACTCCTGATATTCGCAAAGAAGCTGTAGTACGTGAAGAAGTCAGAGTTAGAAAAGAAGTAGAGCAAGATACTGTTGAGGCTCAAGAAACAGTTCGTCGGGAAGAATTGGATATCAACGCTCCTAATTTGCCGATAGACGAGCGTGATAGATAA
- a CDS encoding DUF2382 domain-containing protein, producing MPLYKLADFDPNYRETFSGDDIQGLPLYTQGGNKIGTVIDTLVDADGRFRYLVIDSEVDVTSKRILLPIGLSHIDYNAGRVTVDGLSREQVMQLPEYRDNMVVDYDYEEQVRRAYRPLGTNLNYDRDSYTYQQDADLYNLSEQKHQTIKLYEERLIANKNRVKTGEVAVGKHIETETAQVSIPIERERVVIERVTPTAGETVVNPSELQFQEGEVARIEIYEETPEIHKEAFVREEVRVKKVVDRDTVEAQETIRREELDIKTEGDLPIDETNANRIDTI from the coding sequence ATGCCTCTCTACAAACTCGCAGACTTTGACCCTAACTACCGCGAAACTTTTAGTGGCGACGATATCCAAGGTTTGCCTCTCTATACTCAAGGAGGAAATAAAATTGGCACAGTCATTGATACATTAGTCGATGCAGATGGACGTTTTCGCTATTTAGTAATTGATAGTGAAGTAGATGTTACTAGCAAAAGAATATTACTACCAATCGGCCTTTCCCATATAGATTATAATGCCGGGCGCGTTACTGTAGATGGTCTGAGTAGAGAGCAAGTAATGCAGTTACCTGAATACAGAGACAACATGGTTGTTGATTACGATTATGAAGAACAGGTACGCAGAGCTTATCGTCCTTTAGGAACTAATCTCAATTATGATCGCGATTCTTATACTTATCAACAAGACGCAGATTTATACAATTTGAGTGAACAGAAACATCAAACTATTAAATTATATGAGGAACGGTTAATTGCTAACAAAAATCGTGTCAAAACTGGAGAGGTAGCTGTTGGCAAACACATAGAAACCGAAACTGCCCAAGTTTCCATACCTATTGAAAGAGAGCGAGTTGTAATTGAACGAGTTACTCCCACAGCAGGAGAAACAGTAGTTAATCCAAGCGAGCTTCAATTCCAAGAAGGAGAAGTAGCACGCATAGAAATTTATGAAGAAACACCTGAAATACATAAAGAAGCATTTGTACGTGAAGAAGTTCGTGTTAAAAAAGTAGTAGATAGAGATACTGTTGAAGCTCAAGAAACAATTCGTCGTGAAGAATTAGATATTAAGACCGAAGGTGATTTACCGATAGATGAGACTAATGCAAATAGAATTGACACAATTTAA
- a CDS encoding L,D-transpeptidase — protein sequence MANLVGSSWVGWLGALFASAGLVLGTSFTLLNSRISVSHFSYRSFNPDYFSQPETVKQVKPRKKIVIDLSEQRLYAWEDNKLVHSIRVSTGKRSTPTKKGNFLISTKYRSARMRGPGYDIPNVPYTMYFFRGYAIHGAFWHNRFGTPVSHGCVNLPVKEARKIFNWAEIGTLVVVRK from the coding sequence ATGGCAAACTTGGTTGGTAGCAGTTGGGTTGGTTGGTTAGGAGCTTTGTTTGCGTCTGCGGGATTGGTATTGGGAACTTCTTTTACTCTTTTAAATTCCCGCATTTCTGTGTCTCACTTTTCCTATCGCTCATTCAACCCTGACTACTTCAGTCAACCCGAAACAGTAAAGCAAGTAAAACCCCGCAAGAAAATTGTAATTGATTTATCCGAGCAACGCTTATATGCATGGGAAGACAATAAACTTGTTCATTCTATAAGAGTTTCAACTGGAAAGCGCTCAACTCCTACAAAAAAAGGTAACTTTCTCATTAGCACTAAATATCGCTCTGCCAGAATGCGAGGGCCGGGCTACGATATTCCTAATGTTCCTTATACTATGTATTTTTTTCGGGGCTATGCTATTCATGGCGCTTTTTGGCATAACCGATTTGGTACTCCCGTTAGCCACGGTTGTGTCAATTTACCAGTAAAGGAAGCTCGCAAAATTTTCAATTGGGCTGAGATTGGTACTTTGGTAGTGGTGCGTAAGTAG